From a region of the Besnoitia besnoiti strain Bb-Ger1 chromosome I, whole genome shotgun sequence genome:
- a CDS encoding 3' exoribonuclease family, domain 1 domain-containing protein (encoded by transcript BESB_010220), which yields MASRAWSHEPSSSPSSAMFPSFAFLRADGRRPAELRELHFSTCVPSQLTSLSHVASSPARQASSSSAAAASQKEAGGAGDAGSSASPFFSAPTGQHADGRSLVSFGSTKVAAFVFGPRPLSSGAHAGRSRPFTSAGGGGWSEGGLLDDGLDGGGEGGLLGAGAAGGSEKASILCRVGIAAFSGDWRADVARTGGAAEEHEVALSVRKVVEGVVMADAYPRSLICLFVHVVENDGGILAASICAASLALIDAGIATKDFVAAMSCVYMPRQLTPLLDPPRAELQTGAPTLTVAMLISSEEVSLLQLDGQVPMDVFEQMYQACAAGCREVGEAMKATVCEAAALRVRFGDRVLK from the exons AtggcgtcgcgggcgtggTCGCATGAgccctcgtcctcgccttcttcggcgatGTTTCCCTCTTTTGCGTTTTTGCGCGCCGACGGTCGCCGCccggcggagctgcgcgagctgcatTTCTCGACGTGCGTGCCGTCGCAGCTTACTTCGCTCTCACACGTCGCGTCCTCCCCCGCGCGGCaagcctcctcttcgtccgcggcggccgcttcgcagaaggaagcgggtggcgccggcgacgctggcagcagcgcctcgccgttttTCTCCGCCCCGACTGGACAGCACGCAGACGGGCGGAGCCTCGTGTCTTTCGGCAGCACGAAAGTGGCGGCGTTTGTCTTCGgaccgcggccgctctcctctgGAGCGCACGCAGGGCGGAGCCGGCCCTTCacctctgccggcggcgggggctggagcgagggcggcctcctcgacgacgggctcgacggaggcggcgagggcgggctgctcggcgcaggcgcggccggcggaagcgagaaagCTTCCATTCTGTGCCGCGTCGGGATCGCTGCCTTCAGTGGAGACTGGCGGGCCGACGTGGCGCGGACTGGCGGGGCTGCCGAAGAGCACGAAGTCGCTCTCAGCGTGCGCAAAGTCGTCGAAGGCGTCGTCATGGCCGACGCCTACCCGCGCTCGCTGATCTGCCTCTTCGTGCATGTCGTCGAGAACGATGGAG GAATTCTGGCTGCCTCCATCTGCGCTGCCAGTCTCGCCCTCATCGACGCAG GTATTGCGACGAAGGACTTCGTGGCCGCCATGTCGTGTGTTTACATGCCCCGACAGTTAACTCCTCTGCTGgatccgccgcgcgcagagctACAGACCGGAGCTCCGACGCTGACTGTGGCGATGCTGATTTCCTCAGAAGAA GTGTCTCTCCTCCAACTCGACGGTCAGGTTCCCATGGATGTCTTCGAACAG ATGTATCAGGCGTGCGCAGCCGGGTGCCGAGAAGTCGGGGAAGCGATGAAG GCAACGGTgtgcgaagcggcggcacTTCGGGTTCGCTTCGGTGACCGTGTCCTTAAGTGA
- a CDS encoding hypothetical protein (encoded by transcript BESB_010230) — protein MVICVECSVPVSSIYRRFPRDSLNIRLQRCRACGKTADRYVEYEVVLILIDLLLHKPQAYRHLVFNHLPYAERGVPTSVRNFAIVCILFDTYTRWFLLHTQLAASYFPSSSRVKWPESAGRSRTEHPTEGAAAEGERHAGEIVVIEASTKQTKTKEAPLWPPARARQAGDRVVVDRDGTAALLQKDCTPPRTLPDDESGWQPVSHGEESLPAQSEGHLSSSTRGSTYKFSAGLSSLRSSSSSPRAALPSPSWAAQENAGKDVFVSTGDSVSSGASLGLEDGEALADGRETPSTSTGRARRSNSRKRRCAFWCSSLYLGLGVTTLVAFSLLSSGRNLARLCALSRTQVTQRKLDFLPPLPSLPHASARSVKALQAGVASPLPGDTGRVLLVEEKRLPAAAAVVRAMPALADAVAAPPASPAARGLPRAVGSAQSRAVTSHMPQARARRKAPPQQPRRPTADEHAALLRWLLQGSPLAAWELQVLIIAQAVLDFCVYLFAAIFFTWLFVRTRYGRHREPEARTQTKAGGSGGGEGRGAAHGQTPRWKASQGEGAGGCLDTPQRNSVQRALAGTERVALGVLRLLLSTGGAAVLPTRMTWLQAPVGAEDRQASAEECTLERNSCDHQGDTPQRSGSISWQTCTSASCAVACGSLVGRTAKERQGRGDAQEAASPLALRGALQSERRQHERDEPEERRCVSYVLGSDGHAQRVDEEEEDLGLPPAARLPVEPDASQRGSRPDEKILPARENPPILEARAARLRVTFVSDGGSGGAAPRGPSSATAPSL, from the coding sequence ATGGTGATTTGCGTCGAGTGCTCGGTTCCCGTCTCGTCGATCTACCGACGCTTTCCGCGGGACTCGCTGAACATTCGTCTACAGCGatgccgcgcgtgcggcaaGACCGCAGACAGGTACGTCGAGTATGAAGTCGTGCTGATTTTAATcgacctgctgctgcacaAGCCTCAGGCCTATCGCCACCTCGTGTTCAACCACCTGCCCtacgccgagcgcggcgtccCCACTTCTGTGCGGAATTTTGCCATCGTGTGCATCCTCTTTGACACGTACACGCGGTGGTTTCTGCTCCACACGCAACTCGCCGCGTCCTACTTTCCATCTTCATCGCGCGTCAAATGGCCGGAGTCCGCTGGGCGCTCGCGCACCGAACATCCGACGGAgggagcggctgcggagggggagCGCCATGCTGGTGAAATCGTCGTGATTGAGGCCAGCAcaaagcagacgaagacaaAGGAAGCGCCCTTGTGGCCTCCGGCTCGCGCCAGACAAGCCGGAGACCGAGTTGTGGTAGACAGAGATGGGACAGCTGCCTTGCTTCAAAAGGATtgcacgcctccgcgcacCCTACCAGACGACGAGAGCGGGTGGCAGCCTGTCAGCCATGGTGAAGAAAGCCTTCCCGCTCAGTCTGAGGGCCATTTAAGCTCATCGACGCGCGGGTCCACATACAAGTTCTCCGCCGGTCTGTCCTCTTTgcgttcctcttcgtcgtcgccgcgtgccGCCTTGCCTTCGCCATCTTGGGCTGCGCAGGAGAACGCCGGCAAGGACGTTTTCGTCTCAACTGGTGACTCCGTTTCCTCAGGAGCCTCTCTCGGTCTCGAAGATGGGGAAGCTCTTGCAGACGGACGAGAGACACCATCCACCTCGACAGGCCGGGCGCGCCGGTCGAATTcgcggaagaggcgctgcgcgttcTGGTGTTCGTCGCTCTATCTCGGCTTGGGCGTCACGACTCTGGTCGCGTTCAGTCTCTTGTCCTCGGGGCGGAACCTggcccgcctctgcgccctgtCGCGCACGCAGGTGACTCAGAGGAAGCTCGACTTTCTTCCTCCGTTGCCTTCGCTGCCACAtgcgtccgcgcgcagcgtgaAGGCCTTGCAGGCTGGCGTGGCCTCGCCCTTGCCCGGAGACACCGGCCGTGTTCTGCTCGTGGAAGAGAAGAGgctgcccgcggccgcggcagtcgTGCGGGCGATGCCCGCTCTGGcggacgcggtcgcggcgcctcccgcgtcgcccgctgcacgcggtcttcctcgcgctgtgGGCTCCGCACAGTCTCGCGCGGTGACGAGTCATATGCctcaggcgcgagcgcgtcggaaggcgccgccgcagcagccgcggcggccgaccGCAGACGAGCAcgcagcgctgctgcggtgGCTCTTGCAAGGCAGTCCCCTGGCAGCATGGGAGCTGCAGGTGCTTATCATTGCTCAGGCTGTCCTCGACTTCTGCGTGTACCTGTTCGCCGCCATCTTCTTCACCTGGCTCTTCGTCCGCACCCGCTACGGCAGGCATCGCGAGCCCGAAGCGCGCACACAGACGAAAGCCGGCGGGAgtggagggggagaggggcgAGGGGCAGCCCACGGTcagacgccgcgctggaaggcgagccaaggcgaaggcgctggcggaTGCCTCGACACACCGCAGCGGAATTCGGTCCAGCGAGCTCTAGCCGGAACGGAAAGAGTTGCCCTCGGCGTTCTGCGCCTGTTGCTCTCGACTGGTGGAGCCGCTGTCCTCCCGACCAGAATGACGTGGCTGCAGGCCCCGGTCGGCGCCGAAGACAGgcaggcgtccgcggaggAATGCACGCTTGAGCGCAATTCTTGTGATCATCAAGGAGACACTCCACAGAGGAGTGGCTCGATAAGTTGGCAGACATGCACCAGTGCCTCATGCGCCGTAGCGTGCGGCTCGCTCGTCGGGCGGACtgcgaaagagagacagggacgcggcgacgcacaggAGGCCGCCTCTCCCTTGGCGCTTCGCGGAGCGCTGCAAAGTGAGCGGAGACAGCACGAGAGGGACGAACCTGAGGaacgccgctgcgtctcctaCGTGCTTGGAAGCGACGGGCACGCACAGAGGgtggacgaagaagaggaagacctTGGAttgcctcccgcggcgcgttTACCTGTCGAGCCAGATGCTTCGCAGCGAGGGAGCAGGCCAGACGAGAAAATTCTTCCGGCGAGAGAAAACCCCCCGAttctcgaggcgcgcgcggcgcgcctccgcgtcacGTTTGTCTCCGATGGAGGcagcgggggggcggcgccccgGGGACCGtcgtccgcgaccgcgccgtcATTGTGA
- a CDS encoding hypothetical protein (encoded by transcript BESB_010240) — MFGKLATLLMMAWEENPSLRYFVSFFTLTSNVVAVNVFLNGAHPQASCLVVLGALAAKALARALQSVFLPSLEVCAFGRAATGAGGSAQTLSVGLPETPFSLLLSSPRAALSLALELVT; from the coding sequence ATGTTCGGGAAGCTGGCGACGCTTCTGATGATGGCTTGGGAGGAGAATCCGAGCCTGCGGTACTttgtctccttcttcacgCTCACCTCGAACGTCGTGGCAGTGAACGTGTTCCTGAACGGCGCGCATCCACAGGCCTCGTGTCTTGTTGTACtgggcgccctcgccgcgaaggcgctcgcgcgcgctctgcaGAGTGTTTTTCTCCCCTCGCTCGAGGTCTGCGCCTTtggccgcgcagcgaccggggcgggcggcagtGCCCAGACTCTCAGCGTCGGCCTGCCCGAGACTCCattctccctcctcctgagcagtccgcgagccgcgctctcgctcgccctcgagctcGTCACCTGA
- a CDS encoding hypothetical protein (encoded by transcript BESB_010250) — translation MQSGSSGACLSFSSTASGLLAPDALPVPVSLTSRKRGSGGVRASHVKSERDREADGCGWSAAAEENAFTTSAPSWSGNPYNLVALEKPEECLSIGEAFTDTCLTFALDGRLTPEQVLYLEQCFKKAMVTDLKDCVRASGTTVPASLRRAPPSQKKQFPKAPGASSRVWTLKGTCVSFKRESDASRMILEDASLNIKGLFLPCKRLCLVDVSRRQAKKRKLF, via the exons ATGCAGAGCGGTTCCAGCGGAGCTTGTCTGAGTTTCAGCTCGACAGCGAGCGGGCTGTTGGCTCCAGACGCGCTTCCTGTGCCCGTGAGCCTTACCAGCAGgaagcgcggcagcgggggcGTGAGAGCTTCGCACGTAAAATCGGAGAGGGATCGAGAGGCTGACGGCTGCGGGTGgtcggctgctgcggaagaAAACGCGTTCACGACCAGCGCGCCGTCGTGGAGCGGCAACCCGTACAACCTGGTCGCGCTCGAAAAACCTGAAG AATGTCTGTCGATCGGTGAAGCGTTCACCGACACCTGTCTGACGTTCGCGCTGGACGGGCGCTTGACTCCCGAGCAAGTCCTCTATCTTGAGCAATGCTTCAAGAAG GCCATGGTAACAGATCTGAAAGACTGCGTTCGCGCAAGCGGCACCACAGtccctgcctcgctgcgtcgcgcgccgccttcacAGAAGAAGCAATTCCCGAAGGCTCCAGGGGCATCCTCGCGAGTGTGGACGCTCAAAGGCACGTGCGTGTCCttcaagagagagagcgacgcgtcgcGCATGATTCTCGAAGACGCCTCGCTGAACATAAAGGGCCTCTTTCTTCCTTGCAAACGCCTGTGTCTGGTTGACGTGTCTAGGCGCCAAGCCAAAAAGCGGAAACTGTTTTAG
- a CDS encoding general transcription factor IIE polypeptide 1 GTF2E1 (encoded by transcript BESB_010260) has translation MMSKASDSASSTSSHALSSASSFGATSAAAAGAASPAEKAPPSLQPSPARSPPSQVRSASAVATKQFDRSLFRAFLAAASRLFCDDDQIVVVDFLAFHEKAYTERDLIERLGWPDRRVREACAALERMQLVAKEQLSGLGGATGGARNADRGGSSAQSAVGAATGRASDSVVGSSSSSTVSSSGGRGAGGGVAASPPPAQVALSASPLGASASQSAPFYFRISPYCLLVFHFRLQRVEQQVEDQRRAAENRDLFYCPRCRAEYDAVDAQLLDVHPHDAHFLCKFCSEKLEHEDSKVVLQQAVSLQQRCEKQLQTIRTLVRRGWNMEIPTFPPFSRAERTAYRKRPAEEGGKAPAGGPGSATGSLPGAGPASTVGSALGADDSLSDTSLPGGGVRLQMRQGLASAPEAGGASWRQTPAWVLPEHQAEAAGASSAGGGSVALARAAAAAAAAGARAASGVSTHGGAPAPDAQHSASARAPQQQRQQGGGGGGRHQIRFSMKGSASSTGGKSAPSSVVGSKARSLPLNRTGPGGRGPPGATAAGLQTDPRAAAGGVSPGATPPSATKTAPRGNGSTAASSADLSDVSAAGADGPPAGRPKAVVAASQDELRGNPQRGADVGGVSSQASGDGELSSPSAFASSSAGAAAGAAVSARDTSTNGEADPLGSVGAGGSAVPLFYVGKLGREMTLEEAADHQLDMTAEEHERFMELQAVYLDDI, from the exons ATGATGAGCAAGGCGAGCGACTCTGCCTCGTCCACCTCTTCTCACGcgctctcgtctgcgtcttccttcggcgccacgtcggcggcggctgccggcgcagcctcccccgcggagaaggcgccacCCTCCCTgcagccttcgccggcgcggtcgccgccgtcccaggtccgctccgcctccgcggtggCGACGAAGCAGTTTGACCGCAGCCTGTTTCGCGCGTTTctggccgccgcgtcgcggctcTTCTGCGACGACGACCAAATCGTCGTCGTggacttcctcgccttccacGAAAAAGCCTACACGGAGCGCGACCTCATCGAGCGCCTCGGCTGGCCAGaccggcgcgtccgcgaggcctgcgccgccctcgaacgcatgcagctggTCGCCAAGGAACAActcagcggcctcggcggcgcgacgggcggcgcTCGAAACGCAgaccgcggcggaagcagcgcgcagagcgccgtGGGCGCTGCCACcgggcgcgccagcgacag CGTTGTCGGATCCTCGAGCAGCAGCACCGTGAGTTCGTCtggggggcggggcgcgggggggggcgtagccgcgtctccgcctcctgcgcaggtggcgctttccgcttcgcctctgggcgcctcggcgtcgcagtcGGCGCCCTTTTACTTCCGGATTTCTCCGTactgtctcctcgtcttccacTTCCGCCTGCAACGCGTGGAGCAGCAAGTCGAGGATcaacgccgcgccgcggagaaccGAGACCTGTTCTACTGCCCCCGGTGCCGCGCGGAATACGACGCCGTCGACGCGCAACTCCTCGACGTCCACCCGCACGACGCGCACTTCCTCTGCAAATTCTGCAGCGAGAAACTTGAGCACGAG GATAGCAAGGTTGTCCTTCAACAGGCCGTTTCGCTTCAGCAACGATGCGAAAAGCAGCTTCAGACCATCAGAACGCTAGTTCGTAGAGGCTGGAATATGGAG ATTCCGACGTTCCCGCCCTTCAGTCGAGCCGAGCGCACCGCGTATCGGAAAAGAcctgcggaggaaggcggaaaGGCCCCCGCGGGTGGTCCCGGGAGCGCCACAGGAAGTTTGCCTGGCGCGGGACCCGCCTCCACCGTGGGGTCGGCGCTTGGCGCTGACGATTCGCTCAGCGACACCAGTCTGCCAG GAGGTGGCGTTCGTCTGCAGATGCGTCAGGGCCTGGCCAGCGCACCGGAGGCTGGCGGAGCGTCGTggcggcagacgcccgcGTGGGTGTTGCCTGAACACCAGGCcgaggctgccggcgcgtcgagcgcagggggcggcagcgtcgccctcgcgcgcgctgcggctgccgctgctgcggctggcgcgcgcgccgcttcagGCGTCTCGAcccacggcggcgcgcctgcaccCGACGCACAACACAGCGCgagtgcgcgcgcgccgcagcagcagcggcagcagggcggcggcggcggtgggCGGCATCAGATTCGCTTTTCGATGAAGGGCAGCGCGTCCAGCACGGGCGGGAAGagcgcgccgtcgtcagTCGTCGGCTCGAAGGCGCGGTCGCTGCCCTTGAACCGAACCGGCCCCGGCGGCCGGGGACCGCCAGGGGCGACGGCTGCGGGCCTGCAGACCGACCCGAGggccgctgcgggcggcgtctcgccgggcgcgacgccgccgagcgcgacgaagacggcgccgcgtggaAACGGGTCGACGGCGGCATCCTCCGCGGACTTGTCTGacgtctctgctgctggcgcggaCGGGCCGCCAGCAGGGCGCCCCaaggccgtcgtcgccgccagtcaagacgagctgcgcggcaATCCCCAGAGAGGAGCGGATGTGGGCGGCGTGAGCAGTCAGGCCTCTGGGGACGGCGAGCTGAGCTCGCCCTCGGCATTCGCGTCAAGCTCGGCGggggctgccgccggcgcagcggttTCCGCGAGAGACACCTCCAcgaacggcgaggcggatCCGCTCGGCAGCGtcggggcgggcggcagcgccgtaCCGCTGTTTTATGTCGGCAAACTGGGGAGAGAAATGAcgctcgaggaggcggctgACCACCAGCTGGATATGACGGCTGAGGAACACGAG CGTTTCATGGAGCTCCAGGCTGTCTATCTCGACGACATCTAA